The sequence ATCTTTTCCCTGAAGATGCTACTTCAAACGTAGAATATCTGTTTGCTAATTTTGGTGGTGAAGAAACAATTGAAGCATTAAAATTAATCATTCAGTTAAGAGAAAAAGGAATTTCTGCTGAGCTTTATCCTGAAAGTGCAAAAATCAACAAACAATTCACTTACGCAGAAAAGAAAGGAATTAAAAATCTTGTTTTCTTAGGCGAGGAAGAAATTAAAAACAGAACGGTAACCTTTAAAAATTTGGAAGCTGGTGAACAGAAAACGGTTTCTTTGGAAGAGTTTTTAGGGTAAAATTAAATAAGGGCATTATTAGATTATAATGCCCTTGTTATTAAAGAATTCTAACAGATGAACTCACATTTCCTGCATATCCACCTAGATCAATAACCACAAACCATCTTCCTGCTCTAGGAATACTAATTCTGAAAGGTGATTTAGTAACATGTCCTCCAAAAAAATTATACTTCCTATTAGATTTATAATTTGAAAAGTTTATACTATCCATTAATTTCACATTTGCAGAATTTCCTTTTAAAGTTACTTCTACAGTTTCATTTCCATTTAATT comes from Chryseobacterium sp. 3008163 and encodes:
- a CDS encoding DUF1883 domain-containing protein; protein product: MKYQSYDLGQLNGNETVEVTLKGNSANVKLMDSINFSNYKSNRKYNFFGGHVTKSPFRISIPRAGRWFVVIDLGGYAGNVSSSVRIL